A part of Bacteroidia bacterium genomic DNA contains:
- a CDS encoding glycoside hydrolase family 5 protein, whose protein sequence is MMTTRKANTPRLLRDFPRFAAILLLISMVICACSQEPFEPKWEPPVLDGPSAREVISAMGAGFNLGNTFDNGINPTNRESLKQIIDLYRNAGMKHVRIPVTWMESVGGNTLADANGNVNFQNSRFIELKAVIDYAINLDMYVVLNTHHEHWLKDHYNGSADYDTKFATLWKGIATHFKDYPPQLIFEVLNEPEGNLGEWNGGWPLPNSSTALSYTRKVNEVGYKAIRETGGSNAFRIIMVAPNGQGNQGMIDEVYPTKSTLPGGGNDPYLAIQVHSYDPWSFCGQTGSNSAWPGTSTIEEAIRKVSAHAKILDVPINYGEFGVGRQSNNGERNTDLVRGYYKTIKVTTLAENMSFTPWDDRGWFGLIAKDATGNYNFTNNIVPTMMAP, encoded by the coding sequence ATGATGACGACACGAAAAGCTAACACTCCCCGGTTACTCCGGGATTTTCCCCGATTTGCAGCTATCCTACTGTTGATATCAATGGTCATTTGCGCTTGTTCGCAGGAGCCTTTTGAACCTAAATGGGAACCCCCTGTTCTCGATGGGCCCAGTGCCAGGGAAGTGATTTCTGCAATGGGCGCTGGTTTTAACCTGGGCAATACTTTTGACAATGGTATTAACCCAACCAATCGCGAATCCCTAAAGCAAATTATCGACTTATACCGGAATGCGGGCATGAAGCATGTGCGAATTCCGGTAACCTGGATGGAAAGTGTGGGTGGAAACACACTGGCAGATGCAAATGGAAATGTGAATTTTCAGAATTCGAGATTTATTGAACTAAAAGCTGTCATTGACTATGCCATTAACCTCGATATGTATGTAGTCTTAAACACACATCACGAACATTGGCTGAAAGACCACTACAACGGCTCTGCTGATTATGATACAAAATTTGCCACGCTGTGGAAGGGGATTGCCACCCATTTCAAAGATTATCCGCCCCAGCTTATATTTGAAGTGCTGAATGAGCCGGAGGGAAATTTGGGCGAATGGAACGGCGGCTGGCCCCTGCCCAACTCATCAACCGCACTCTCCTATACCCGTAAGGTAAATGAGGTAGGATATAAGGCCATCCGTGAAACCGGCGGTAGTAACGCCTTCCGCATCATTATGGTTGCCCCCAATGGACAGGGCAACCAGGGTATGATTGACGAAGTGTATCCGACCAAATCAACACTGCCCGGCGGAGGAAATGATCCATACCTCGCGATTCAGGTTCATTCCTATGATCCCTGGTCGTTTTGCGGACAGACGGGCAGCAATTCTGCCTGGCCCGGAACCAGCACGATCGAAGAAGCTATCAGAAAGGTCAGCGCACATGCGAAAATTCTGGATGTCCCTATCAACTATGGCGAATTTGGTGTGGGAAGACAATCCAATAACGGCGAACGCAACACAGACCTTGTCCGGGGGTATTACAAAACCATTAAGGTTACTACCCTGGCTGAAAATATGTCATTTACCCCCTGGGATGACCGGGGATGGTTTGGGCTTATTGCCAAAGACGCTACCGGTAACTATAATTTTACCAACAATATAGTGCCTACGATGATGGCACCCTGA
- a CDS encoding TonB-dependent receptor → MGFVFTNADAQQNAITGTILDESGAPLPGVTIVIEGTAIGTLSGDNGAFSIKATPEQTLNFSYYGKEAVSILVGTQTKINLTLKDDSRTLEEVVVIGYGAKKKSDLISSISSVKPEDMTKVATSDIGEMLRGKAAGVLVTLSDGGPGASSNILIRGQNSINGGNSPIVIVDGVPVGNINDINPNDIASLEILKDAAAQSIYGARASNGVILITTKRGKEGRSSVSYTGASGIQTINRNFDIYSGDEFAQLKREAFRTSNLGVYRNDADVMSPLEIASIESGEYINWEEEILRTGRTENHNISIASGTEKTSVYTSFNLFDQEGVIDNSDYTRVTARINLDQRVNKWFKLGMNTSFQYSTENSPNVGGILLTAITTSPLGKVYNDDGSLRYLPGGFEENKNPLIDIYETNTKNQNRNDIINLFLDISPLKGLNYRLNASRRSWNGKALSYNSSESITGITNGGLGRGSITFQDNVEWQVENILTYKPQLGSTKHNLSLTAVQSVTESKYNRLALNSNDLPNDILGIYGLEAAATNTPFISGNRRALLSAAARAEYDYNSKYYVTLSSRADASTVFGANNKWGFFPAVGLGWNVHHEKFMENITPIYNLKLRASYGSVGNEAIAPYQSLSSALQRDYVINGVKVSGYVPGDFLPNPNLRWETSTTLNAAIDLGLFKNRITSTIEFYNTRTTNLLVDQALNAGLGYTRKKTNLGEVENQGFEVTFNSALVRKKDFNINLGFIFSKNVNKIISLYGLDEDGDGIEDNDVANRWFIGQPINVYYQYMAVGIFQEGEDIVSSHQPSAKPGDVKLYDRYPDDGQLNAANDRVLTKAGPDWFGSLNFSVQYKSLDFSADVNTVQGVTRYNTFLVGYSEGGSLRGIKNGIKQNYWTPENPTGNFPRPNESNDPNNLFALALQDASFTRLQNVTLGYTLPQTVLASRGLSRLRIYVTGSNLITITDYQSYSPEKNPNEYPEAVTVVAGLQVNFN, encoded by the coding sequence ATGGGATTTGTCTTTACAAATGCTGATGCGCAACAAAACGCTATTACAGGAACTATACTGGATGAATCCGGCGCACCTTTGCCGGGGGTAACTATTGTTATTGAGGGCACTGCCATCGGCACACTTTCGGGCGACAATGGAGCATTCAGTATCAAAGCCACGCCGGAGCAAACCCTTAACTTTTCTTATTATGGAAAGGAAGCCGTTTCTATCCTGGTAGGAACGCAGACCAAAATAAATCTGACCCTAAAGGATGATTCACGCACATTAGAAGAAGTCGTGGTGATTGGGTATGGCGCCAAAAAGAAAAGCGATCTGATTAGCTCAATATCATCTGTAAAACCAGAAGATATGACCAAGGTAGCGACCTCCGATATTGGAGAGATGCTTCGGGGAAAAGCAGCAGGCGTACTGGTTACGCTGAGTGACGGAGGGCCGGGCGCTTCATCCAATATTCTTATTCGTGGTCAAAACTCCATCAACGGGGGCAATTCGCCTATTGTAATTGTCGATGGGGTTCCTGTTGGTAATATCAACGATATCAACCCCAATGACATCGCTTCGCTGGAAATCCTGAAAGATGCAGCTGCCCAATCTATTTACGGCGCCAGAGCATCCAACGGCGTGATTCTGATTACAACTAAGCGTGGGAAGGAAGGACGGTCATCCGTTTCTTATACCGGAGCCTCCGGCATTCAGACGATCAACAGGAATTTTGATATTTATAGCGGGGATGAATTTGCCCAATTGAAAAGAGAAGCCTTTAGAACTTCCAACCTGGGTGTGTACCGCAATGACGCAGATGTGATGTCTCCTCTCGAAATCGCAAGTATAGAATCGGGAGAATATATCAACTGGGAAGAAGAAATATTGCGCACCGGAAGAACAGAGAACCACAATATTAGCATTGCTTCTGGTACAGAAAAAACAAGCGTGTATACAAGTTTCAACCTTTTTGACCAGGAAGGCGTAATTGACAACTCCGATTATACCAGGGTGACTGCAAGGATCAACCTCGATCAACGAGTCAATAAGTGGTTTAAACTGGGAATGAATACCTCGTTTCAGTATTCAACTGAAAACAGTCCCAACGTTGGTGGCATATTGCTTACCGCTATTACGACTTCACCTCTCGGAAAGGTTTATAATGACGATGGTTCGCTCCGCTATCTTCCAGGAGGATTTGAGGAAAACAAGAACCCCTTAATTGATATTTATGAGACCAATACGAAGAACCAAAACAGAAATGATATTATCAATCTTTTTCTGGATATCAGCCCTCTCAAAGGACTGAACTATCGGCTAAATGCAAGCAGAAGGTCGTGGAATGGCAAGGCATTGTCTTATAACAGTTCCGAATCCATCACTGGTATTACGAATGGCGGACTGGGCAGGGGAAGTATTACTTTTCAGGACAATGTGGAATGGCAGGTTGAGAACATTCTGACCTACAAACCTCAGTTGGGTAGCACCAAACACAACCTGAGCCTGACGGCCGTACAAAGTGTTACAGAATCAAAATATAATCGTTTGGCGCTCAATTCAAACGATCTTCCAAACGATATTCTCGGCATCTATGGGTTGGAAGCTGCGGCTACCAATACACCTTTTATTTCAGGTAACAGAAGAGCATTATTATCAGCAGCCGCGAGAGCTGAGTACGATTATAATTCCAAATATTATGTCACCCTCTCAAGCCGGGCAGATGCATCTACTGTATTTGGTGCCAATAACAAATGGGGATTTTTCCCGGCTGTAGGTCTTGGGTGGAATGTGCATCATGAGAAGTTTATGGAAAACATCACCCCTATTTACAACCTGAAGCTGAGAGCCAGCTATGGTAGTGTAGGAAATGAAGCCATCGCACCCTATCAGAGCTTAAGCTCTGCTTTGCAGAGAGATTACGTCATCAATGGGGTAAAAGTGTCGGGCTATGTACCCGGAGATTTTCTTCCAAACCCCAATTTAAGATGGGAAACATCCACTACCTTAAACGCTGCCATAGACCTGGGCCTGTTTAAGAACCGCATTACTTCAACCATTGAGTTTTACAACACCCGTACCACCAACCTGCTGGTCGATCAGGCACTGAATGCCGGGCTAGGTTATACAAGAAAGAAAACCAATCTGGGCGAAGTAGAAAATCAAGGGTTCGAGGTTACTTTTAATAGTGCGCTGGTCAGAAAGAAAGATTTCAATATCAATCTGGGCTTTATTTTCTCTAAAAACGTCAATAAAATTATCAGCCTCTATGGTCTTGATGAGGATGGCGATGGAATTGAAGACAATGACGTAGCCAACAGATGGTTTATTGGTCAGCCCATCAATGTCTATTACCAATATATGGCTGTGGGTATTTTCCAGGAAGGGGAAGATATCGTAAGTTCACATCAGCCCAGTGCAAAACCTGGAGATGTCAAACTATACGACAGATATCCTGATGATGGTCAGCTAAATGCAGCCAATGACCGCGTACTTACCAAAGCAGGTCCGGACTGGTTTGGAAGCCTGAATTTTAGTGTTCAATATAAATCTTTGGATTTTTCTGCCGATGTAAATACCGTACAGGGAGTTACAAGATATAACACGTTCCTGGTTGGCTACAGTGAAGGAGGCTCTTTACGCGGAATTAAAAATGGTATCAAGCAGAATTATTGGACACCTGAAAACCCAACCGGAAATTTCCCCAGACCCAATGAATCCAATGACCCCAACAACCTGTTTGCGCTGGCACTTCAGGATGCTTCTTTCACTCGTTTACAAAATGTCACATTGGGGTACACACTCCCTCAGACTGTACTGGCTTCCAGAGGCCTGAGCAGGCTAAGAATTTACGTAACAGGCAGTAACCTGATTACCATCACAGATTACCAGTCTTATAGCCCGGAAAAAAATCCAAACGAGTATCCGGAAGCGGTGACAGTTGTCGCAGGGTTACAAGTGAATTTTAACTAA
- a CDS encoding two-component regulator propeller domain-containing protein, with protein sequence MISSIVQDGKGFIWLGTENGLLRYDGYNFIKYTRDRNVAGSISNNHINIIFEDSDTNLWIGTSNGVNYFDKDKKIFSPIDILPIKGGRNYISSIIEDSDKRIWIGTFGGVKQLDKEKHLLLSVSNDSNAELFNSARVLSLYYDKKLGVLVGTSNGIQAFDPNTGMNEELPDIFKENKSFLQAKVWKIARDEDGDLWFATKSNGVFHYARKQNQLINYVEDFESETAIASNWVYDILPVDNHTIWFATIDGVSVLKKDIGAFTSYRHNAFNNYSLSDNEIKSFLRDRSGSIWIGTSAGGLNFFNHTNYNFIKVGETIAPNFGLINPIVNALVKESEESLWVGTNGGGLNFLDFKNKKISSYKINNTDKIKSSNMINVLANLDQENLLCGTVNGLYQFNKNTRQFKNIPLAKNDSSGQFPITGLLVDNKEIWVATEGDGLKMLTPQNSIEIYKTGNGDHSLSDNFITDIENAENTIWIATQDGLNLLDKNLKVITSIYRSGGANTLSNNNLTTLFIDSKNRLWIGTDYGGLNLFDEKSQKFYVLNKSIGLTDNSIKSIAEDDDGNIWVSSDDLLFKIKFINFTLPFHASDVEITSYSSNDGLSLGQFSRNSSIRLNSNKLVFGASKGLAIFNAAAITKSPNTSDIVLTKLKIHNQEVNVSDPDSPLKRDISNTSEINLNYDQGYLEIEFSAMNFVNPENNRYAYKLEGPGREDDWHMIGSQNGVSLSDLAPGQYVFSVKTTSEDNTWNSRIKSLKINIRPPWWKSGWAYLVYFLFFLTISLVVIRFVNMRVQLKRALFIEHVEKERQQEMYKMKLDFFTNVSHEIRTPLSLMVAPIEDLLEIVEKNSKIEERLKTIKNNSDRLLKLVNELLDFRKAESGRLKIYCEKQDIVSFCFEVYESFKGVAVEKNIEYKFAIDSSSIPVYFDRYQMEKVLYNLLSNAFKFTKENGKIVLSVEGSNKNEGWINIKIKDNGIGIPEHNKKNIFQRFFQIEDRGVNNTGTGVGLALSKSIIELHKGEISLIDENDSWSTTVFQISLQLGTDHLMKGQIVEKDLSIEEFFTDAEETLISNEILDHLPSNLNGNDVEKKTILIVEDNDEFRKFVADILSEEYNILEFPNGKEAVQYLEEEIPDLIISDVMMPEMDGLELCEYIKTNESTNHIPVILLTAKSSIESKIEGLSTGADSYIAKPFSVKVLKLNIINLLSSKEILRHKYSGNFIIDSDLKKLTTPEELFIKKLMEVIESNLENPDFNVSELVREIGMSRTILYKKVNTLTNHSVATLIKYVRLKKAADILTNTSYPVSDVAFMVGFNDRKHFSREFKKVYKLSPTDYKNAKLSV encoded by the coding sequence ATGATTTCCAGTATTGTTCAGGATGGGAAGGGGTTTATCTGGCTTGGGACGGAAAATGGTTTGCTGAGATATGATGGATACAATTTTATCAAATACACAAGGGACCGAAATGTCGCCGGGAGTATTAGCAATAACCATATAAATATTATATTCGAGGATAGCGATACAAATCTGTGGATTGGTACGAGCAATGGCGTTAACTATTTCGATAAAGATAAAAAGATATTTTCCCCGATTGACATACTTCCGATCAAAGGAGGGCGTAATTATATAAGTTCTATCATTGAAGATAGCGATAAACGAATATGGATAGGTACATTTGGGGGCGTAAAGCAGCTTGATAAAGAAAAACACCTGCTGCTAAGCGTTTCTAATGATTCAAATGCAGAATTGTTTAATAGCGCAAGGGTACTTTCCCTGTATTATGATAAAAAATTGGGTGTATTGGTTGGAACCTCCAATGGGATACAGGCCTTTGACCCCAATACAGGAATGAATGAGGAACTTCCGGATATTTTTAAGGAAAACAAGTCGTTTCTTCAGGCGAAGGTTTGGAAGATTGCCAGGGATGAAGATGGCGACTTATGGTTTGCGACAAAAAGTAATGGTGTATTTCATTACGCCAGAAAACAAAACCAATTGATAAACTATGTGGAGGATTTTGAAAGTGAAACTGCGATTGCCTCCAATTGGGTTTACGATATTTTGCCTGTTGATAACCATACGATTTGGTTTGCAACCATTGACGGGGTAAGTGTGTTGAAAAAAGACATCGGGGCATTCACCAGTTACCGGCACAATGCTTTTAACAATTACAGTCTGAGTGATAATGAAATAAAGTCTTTCCTCAGAGATCGGAGCGGAAGTATATGGATAGGTACAAGTGCGGGCGGCTTAAATTTTTTCAACCATACCAATTACAATTTCATAAAAGTAGGAGAGACCATAGCGCCCAATTTTGGATTAATCAACCCTATTGTAAACGCCCTGGTTAAAGAAAGTGAAGAGTCGCTCTGGGTAGGGACAAATGGGGGCGGCTTAAATTTTCTGGATTTTAAAAATAAAAAGATCTCTTCTTATAAGATCAACAATACGGACAAAATAAAGTCCAGTAACATGATTAATGTACTGGCGAATCTGGATCAGGAAAACCTGTTATGCGGGACTGTCAACGGTCTCTATCAGTTTAATAAAAATACCAGACAGTTTAAAAATATACCGCTAGCAAAAAATGATTCCTCCGGGCAATTTCCAATAACAGGGTTGTTGGTTGATAATAAGGAAATATGGGTTGCGACTGAAGGGGATGGATTAAAAATGTTAACTCCCCAAAATTCGATTGAGATCTACAAAACCGGTAATGGCGATCATTCGCTCAGCGATAACTTTATTACGGATATCGAAAATGCGGAGAACACAATATGGATAGCAACTCAGGATGGCCTGAATCTTCTTGATAAGAATTTAAAAGTGATTACCAGCATCTATCGGAGTGGAGGGGCGAATACACTATCCAATAATAATCTGACTACTTTATTTATAGACTCAAAAAACAGACTCTGGATTGGGACAGACTATGGTGGACTTAATCTTTTTGATGAAAAATCCCAAAAGTTTTATGTTCTGAATAAATCAATCGGGTTGACAGACAATTCCATCAAGAGTATTGCGGAAGATGACGATGGAAATATTTGGGTGAGTTCTGATGATTTACTGTTTAAGATAAAATTCATCAATTTTACCCTTCCTTTTCATGCATCTGATGTAGAGATTACTTCCTATTCTTCGAATGATGGTTTGTCGCTGGGGCAATTTTCGCGAAACAGTAGTATTCGGTTAAATAGTAATAAACTGGTGTTTGGTGCATCCAAAGGGCTGGCGATATTTAATGCGGCTGCTATTACTAAATCTCCCAATACCAGTGATATTGTGCTGACTAAGCTTAAAATTCACAATCAGGAGGTGAATGTTTCTGATCCTGACTCTCCCTTAAAAAGGGATATTTCCAATACTTCTGAGATCAACTTAAACTACGATCAGGGTTATTTGGAAATTGAATTTAGCGCCATGAATTTTGTCAATCCGGAGAACAACAGATATGCCTATAAACTGGAAGGCCCGGGAAGGGAAGATGATTGGCATATGATAGGCAGCCAAAATGGAGTTAGTTTGTCTGATCTGGCTCCCGGACAATATGTATTCAGTGTAAAAACGACCAGTGAGGATAATACCTGGAACTCCCGGATTAAATCCTTAAAAATCAACATACGACCTCCCTGGTGGAAATCCGGGTGGGCGTATCTTGTGTATTTTCTATTCTTTCTGACGATTTCTTTGGTTGTGATAAGATTTGTCAATATGCGGGTACAACTTAAGCGAGCCTTGTTTATCGAACACGTTGAAAAAGAAAGGCAGCAGGAAATGTACAAAATGAAGCTGGATTTCTTTACCAATGTCTCACATGAGATTCGAACGCCCCTGTCATTAATGGTCGCACCTATTGAAGATCTTTTGGAGATTGTGGAGAAAAACTCAAAAATTGAAGAAAGGCTTAAAACCATCAAGAATAATTCAGACCGACTACTAAAATTGGTTAATGAGTTGTTGGATTTTAGAAAAGCGGAAAGTGGTCGCCTGAAAATTTATTGCGAAAAGCAGGATATTGTTTCTTTTTGTTTTGAGGTGTATGAATCGTTTAAAGGGGTTGCCGTCGAAAAAAATATTGAATATAAATTTGCCATAGATTCAAGTTCCATACCTGTCTATTTTGATAGGTATCAGATGGAGAAGGTCTTATACAATTTGCTTTCCAATGCATTTAAGTTTACAAAGGAGAACGGCAAAATTGTACTTTCAGTTGAAGGCTCCAATAAAAATGAAGGGTGGATCAACATAAAAATTAAAGACAACGGAATAGGAATTCCCGAGCATAATAAGAAAAATATTTTTCAGCGATTTTTCCAGATTGAAGATCGCGGGGTTAATAATACTGGAACAGGGGTAGGTTTAGCACTTTCAAAAAGCATCATTGAATTACATAAAGGCGAAATCAGTCTGATAGATGAGAATGACTCCTGGTCAACTACTGTATTTCAAATCTCATTACAATTGGGAACCGATCATCTGATGAAAGGCCAGATAGTCGAAAAAGATTTATCGATTGAAGAGTTTTTTACTGATGCTGAAGAAACACTGATTTCAAATGAAATATTGGATCATTTACCCTCAAATCTGAATGGAAATGATGTTGAAAAAAAGACCATATTAATCGTAGAGGATAATGATGAGTTCCGGAAGTTTGTCGCAGACATTTTGAGTGAAGAATATAATATTCTGGAGTTTCCAAATGGCAAAGAGGCCGTCCAGTATCTGGAAGAAGAAATCCCTGATCTGATCATCAGCGACGTCATGATGCCTGAAATGGATGGCCTTGAGTTATGTGAGTATATCAAAACCAATGAGAGCACCAATCATATTCCGGTTATTTTATTAACGGCCAAATCATCTATAGAAAGTAAAATAGAAGGCCTTTCAACCGGTGCGGACTCCTATATCGCCAAGCCCTTTAGCGTGAAAGTCCTAAAGCTGAATATTATAAATTTGCTGTCTTCCAAAGAAATACTGAGACATAAGTATAGCGGCAACTTTATCATTGATTCAGACTTGAAAAAATTGACAACGCCCGAAGAGTTGTTTATTAAGAAGTTAATGGAAGTCATCGAATCGAACCTCGAAAATCCTGATTTTAATGTGAGCGAACTTGTCAGGGAAATCGGTATGAGCAGAACGATTCTCTATAAAAAAGTAAATACGCTGACCAACCATTCCGTGGCTACCCTGATCAAATATGTGAGACTGAAAAAAGCTGCCGATATACTTACCAATACCAGTTATCCGGTTTCTGATGTCGCATTTATGGTGGGTTTTAATGATCGGAAACACTTCAGCAGGGAGTTTAAAAAGGTGTACAAACTATCCCCTACAGATTATAAAAATGCTAAACTGTCTGTTTAG
- a CDS encoding carbohydrate-binding protein: MLKNIHSLKLLYLLFFLIIGFSSCKEDVRVVELFEKGQLNATASTTSIKADETVTFEDNSTKVQSLSWTFQGGSPATSTAQNVTVTYSSGGTFEAKLVVLFIDNTTAEKVFTIDVEAPPILQGPYKSAPISIPGTLEVENYDVGGEGLAYHDTEAENKAVTAGSARYRQDDGIDLEVSADGSLVNIGYTAADEWVEYTVNVQASAAYDFEFFVASSPGGSAIKIQLVVDETTFTDLGELPAFPGTGGWGTYVPVKVEGINLDAGQQILRLYFTGGSVNVDKINISAPGVVVVEKYGIYTEGSATAGSIGVTTQNNSMVAISATTDAYEGSEALYIKFDPTTTNQYGVHATLLPDPSPFDASAYLGGYYNVALKTTSVGKMKIRIRDGSGGNFWVMLDDAVKTYGFERDGNWHALKIPLADFKTDGGASPDLSTLQNVFVLRSDEQSATPAAGEDWDYYVDDIYLTKE; the protein is encoded by the coding sequence ATGTTGAAAAACATACACTCACTCAAACTACTATACCTGTTATTTTTTCTTATAATAGGTTTCTCATCATGTAAAGAAGATGTGCGGGTAGTAGAGCTTTTCGAAAAAGGCCAGTTGAATGCTACTGCATCCACTACAAGTATTAAGGCAGATGAGACCGTTACTTTTGAAGATAATTCTACCAAAGTACAATCTTTAAGCTGGACGTTTCAGGGCGGATCGCCCGCTACTTCAACGGCACAAAATGTTACGGTCACTTATTCATCCGGTGGAACCTTTGAGGCAAAGCTGGTGGTACTATTTATTGATAATACAACGGCAGAAAAGGTGTTTACCATTGACGTAGAAGCCCCGCCAATTCTTCAGGGCCCTTACAAAAGTGCACCAATTTCCATCCCGGGAACTTTGGAGGTAGAGAATTATGATGTCGGAGGAGAGGGGTTGGCATATCACGATACAGAAGCCGAAAACAAAGCTGTAACTGCCGGTAGTGCCAGATATAGACAGGATGACGGAATAGATCTGGAAGTAAGTGCAGATGGCAGCTTAGTAAATATTGGTTATACCGCCGCTGATGAATGGGTAGAGTACACCGTAAATGTTCAGGCGTCCGCTGCCTACGATTTTGAATTTTTTGTGGCATCCAGCCCTGGAGGCAGTGCAATTAAAATCCAATTGGTAGTCGATGAAACAACCTTTACAGATTTGGGCGAACTTCCTGCCTTCCCCGGTACCGGGGGATGGGGTACATATGTTCCTGTCAAAGTGGAGGGCATTAACCTCGATGCCGGCCAGCAAATCCTCAGATTGTACTTCACCGGTGGAAGCGTAAACGTGGATAAGATCAACATTTCTGCACCGGGTGTGGTAGTGGTTGAAAAGTATGGGATCTATACTGAAGGCTCTGCAACAGCAGGTTCTATCGGCGTTACTACTCAAAACAACTCTATGGTTGCGATTAGCGCCACTACAGATGCCTATGAAGGAAGTGAAGCGCTATATATTAAGTTTGACCCCACCACAACAAACCAGTATGGCGTACATGCCACCCTGCTTCCCGATCCCAGTCCTTTTGATGCTTCTGCTTATTTAGGGGGGTATTATAATGTTGCGCTTAAGACGACTTCCGTGGGTAAAATGAAAATCCGAATCAGAGATGGCTCCGGTGGCAATTTCTGGGTAATGCTGGACGACGCCGTAAAAACCTATGGCTTTGAAAGAGATGGCAACTGGCATGCGCTCAAAATTCCACTTGCTGATTTTAAAACTGACGGTGGAGCATCACCTGACCTTTCCACTTTGCAAAATGTATTTGTTTTGAGAAGTGATGAGCAAAGTGCCACTCCTGCTGCAGGAGAAGATTGGGACTATTATGTAGATGATATCTATCTGACAAAAGAATAG
- a CDS encoding RagB/SusD family nutrient uptake outer membrane protein — translation MKKSIYSFLIFALIISLGLTSCENFLDEIVLDQISVDYIYTTEDGLAVGVNALYNLMRTYNVPGGENDPLRANLFFMAATDLGMVRTYFTPYQASTHTAVGFWSYKWVEGYQIIDRCNAIITSAEDIEMDTNKKNHLVAQAKVIRAELYFDLIRMYDNILLDTTATTPENAGDPVTYKPANPDDVYALIDSDLEFAIANLAYDEPYGRYSKGVARHIRGKSAMWQNDWAEAAAQFDAIINESGKSLVALENVFGQNLNHSEMLFAIVRDEALGSTGAGDNLAGGAGTWFGSVFTQRLYEQSSGDFIQQVEYGGQALGWAFPNDYLQSLYDKENDKRYTTYYYPETYVVNNPNSPRFGQVIPVTAYDDNFRRYHFSLKKFYDAEKGALTNDSWKDYPMYRLAETYLLGSEAHWRLGNEGKALEYINAIRERAYGSNAYNFTSYTLDTYLEESARELAMERNRWFLLKRLGLLVERQNAHYRFGSSSTNLIPYPMAPHMVTCPIPQSQIDLMGTFPQNPGY, via the coding sequence ATGAAAAAGAGCATATATAGTTTTTTGATTTTTGCACTCATCATTTCCCTGGGGCTTACTTCATGTGAGAACTTCCTGGACGAAATCGTGCTGGATCAAATCTCTGTAGATTATATCTACACAACAGAAGATGGGTTGGCAGTGGGCGTGAATGCCCTCTACAACCTGATGAGAACCTACAATGTTCCGGGAGGAGAAAATGATCCTTTACGGGCCAACTTGTTTTTTATGGCTGCCACAGATCTGGGAATGGTCAGGACGTATTTCACCCCATATCAGGCATCTACCCATACGGCAGTAGGCTTTTGGTCTTATAAATGGGTAGAAGGCTATCAGATCATTGACAGATGTAATGCAATCATTACGAGCGCCGAAGACATCGAGATGGATACAAACAAAAAAAATCATCTCGTCGCTCAGGCTAAGGTCATTCGCGCTGAGTTGTACTTTGATCTGATCAGAATGTATGACAATATCCTTTTGGATACCACAGCTACCACACCGGAAAATGCCGGCGACCCGGTAACTTACAAACCCGCTAATCCCGATGATGTATATGCATTGATTGATAGTGACCTGGAATTTGCGATTGCGAATCTCGCTTATGACGAACCTTACGGAAGGTATTCGAAAGGAGTAGCCAGACATATCCGGGGCAAAAGTGCCATGTGGCAAAATGACTGGGCTGAAGCTGCTGCGCAGTTTGATGCCATCATCAATGAGAGCGGTAAAAGCCTGGTTGCTTTGGAGAATGTATTTGGTCAAAACCTGAACCACAGTGAAATGCTATTTGCCATTGTCAGAGATGAGGCACTGGGCTCAACAGGTGCAGGGGACAACCTCGCGGGAGGTGCAGGTACATGGTTTGGCAGCGTTTTCACACAGCGACTTTATGAGCAGTCATCGGGTGATTTTATCCAGCAGGTAGAATACGGCGGTCAGGCACTGGGATGGGCATTTCCCAACGATTATCTTCAATCTTTGTACGACAAAGAAAATGATAAGCGCTATACAACCTATTATTACCCGGAAACCTACGTCGTCAATAATCCGAATTCACCCAGGTTTGGACAGGTAATTCCTGTTACAGCGTATGATGACAATTTCAGAAGGTATCACTTCAGCTTAAAGAAGTTTTACGATGCTGAAAAAGGCGCATTGACCAATGATAGCTGGAAAGACTATCCTATGTACCGGCTGGCGGAAACCTATCTGCTGGGATCAGAAGCACACTGGAGGCTTGGCAATGAGGGGAAAGCCCTGGAATACATCAATGCCATCAGAGAAAGAGCATATGGCAGTAATGCCTATAACTTCACATCTTATACGCTGGATACATATTTGGAAGAATCCGCACGTGAATTGGCGATGGAAAGAAACCGCTGGTTTTTGTTGAAGCGCTTAGGACTTTTGGTTGAAAGACAGAATGCACACTACAGATTTGGTTCATCTTCTACCAATTTGATCCCCTATCCTATGGCACCGCACATGGTAACCTGTCCTATTCCACAAAGTCAAATTGACTTGATGGGTACCTTCCCTCAAAACCCGGGATACTAA